One genomic segment of Amycolatopsis sp. WQ 127309 includes these proteins:
- a CDS encoding ABC transporter ATP-binding protein produces MTTIDVRGLTKRYGPDTVVDDLSFTVEPGQVTGFLGPNGAGKSTTMKMILGLAAPTRGSATIGGRRYAGLPAPLTEVGALLDAGAVHGGRTAHDHLLALAVSNGLPRRRVGEVLARTGLADVAGKRAGGFSLGMRQRLGIAAALLGDPRVLIFDEPVNGLDPEGIRWIRDFMRSLARDGRAVLVSSHLMSEMAQTADHLVVIGRGRLIADTGVGELMRAGGAGTVLVRTPDPGFAHRLTAAGATVRDGLESSLVVSGLTSAEIGKLAAYHGAALSELTPQRASLEDAFMELTKDSVEYQGVTA; encoded by the coding sequence ATGACCACGATCGACGTACGGGGCCTGACCAAGCGGTACGGGCCCGACACCGTGGTGGACGACCTCTCGTTCACCGTCGAACCCGGGCAGGTGACGGGTTTCCTCGGCCCCAACGGCGCCGGCAAGTCCACGACCATGAAGATGATCCTGGGCCTGGCGGCGCCGACCCGGGGCTCGGCCACCATCGGCGGCCGCCGCTACGCCGGCCTCCCCGCGCCGCTCACCGAGGTGGGCGCGCTGCTCGACGCCGGTGCCGTCCACGGCGGCCGGACGGCCCACGACCACCTGCTGGCCCTCGCCGTCAGCAACGGTCTCCCCCGCCGCCGGGTCGGCGAGGTGCTCGCGCGGACCGGGCTGGCGGACGTCGCCGGCAAGCGGGCCGGCGGGTTCTCCCTCGGCATGCGGCAGCGGCTCGGCATCGCCGCGGCCCTGCTCGGCGACCCGCGGGTGCTGATCTTCGACGAGCCGGTGAACGGCCTCGACCCGGAAGGGATCCGCTGGATCCGGGACTTCATGCGGTCGCTGGCCCGCGACGGCCGGGCGGTGCTGGTGTCCAGCCACCTGATGAGCGAGATGGCGCAGACCGCCGACCACCTGGTCGTCATCGGCCGCGGCCGGCTCATCGCCGACACGGGGGTCGGCGAGCTGATGCGCGCGGGCGGCGCGGGGACCGTCCTCGTCCGCACGCCCGATCCGGGTTTCGCGCACCGGCTCACCGCCGCCGGGGCCACCGTGCGGGACGGGCTCGAGTCCTCGCTCGTCGTCTCCGGCCTGACCAGCGCGGAGATCGGCAAGCTCGCCGCCTACCACGGCGCCGCGCTCAGCGAGCTCACCCCGCAGCGCGCCTCGCTGGAGGACGCCTTCATGGAGCTGACCAAGGACAGCGTCGAGTACCAGGGAGTCACCGCATGA
- a CDS encoding TetR/AcrR family transcriptional regulator, with translation MTEPGPDRALKGLRKEPQQARSRARVRAIVAAADRILAGEGVEALTIRRIADGAGVPTGTVYQFFEDKAAVLSALAQHYMDSFGETMAEAVEAASRAPLADLVDIVFDRFVERYRQNPGYVAIWTGRHLSPELLRADDANNDLLAESIRRILLARSDVVDGPPLALACRAAVRVADALLQLAFRIDPHGDQDTLDEAKRLDRLYVDEIVTSPRFR, from the coding sequence GTGACCGAGCCAGGACCGGACCGCGCCCTCAAGGGGCTGCGCAAGGAACCCCAGCAGGCCCGCAGCCGCGCGCGGGTGCGGGCGATCGTCGCCGCGGCCGACCGGATCCTGGCCGGCGAAGGCGTCGAGGCACTGACCATCCGCCGGATCGCCGACGGCGCCGGTGTGCCGACCGGCACGGTCTACCAGTTCTTCGAGGACAAGGCCGCGGTGTTGTCGGCGCTGGCGCAGCACTACATGGACAGCTTCGGCGAGACCATGGCCGAGGCGGTCGAAGCGGCGTCCCGCGCGCCGCTGGCGGACCTGGTCGACATCGTCTTCGACCGGTTCGTCGAGCGGTACCGGCAGAACCCGGGTTACGTCGCGATCTGGACGGGCCGCCACCTCAGCCCCGAGCTGCTGCGCGCCGACGACGCGAACAACGACCTGCTGGCCGAGAGCATCCGGCGGATCCTGCTCGCGCGCTCCGACGTCGTCGACGGACCGCCGCTCGCGCTCGCCTGCCGGGCGGCCGTCCGGGTGGCGGACGCCTTGCTGCAGCTGGCGTTCCGGATCGACCCCCACGGCGATCAGGACACTTTGGACGAGGCCAAGCGCCTCGATCGGCTCTACGTCGACGAGATCGTCACCAGCCCCCGCTTCCGCTAG
- a CDS encoding cell wall metabolism sensor histidine kinase WalK, with the protein MKRLSLRARLLLLTAGLLLAGLALIGAVVSDHVERYQLDRLDGQLRSLTELISRVPAAGPPALQNTSARPELLDPALDLFGTPYLVYLNADGSVAGGLHSSRLDAAALPAPGALRTIPADGSAMDLPAADGSGRWRAVARPTVGWAGTVLAAAPRTEADATIAQLRSSSLIGGAVLLVLLTAVGWFALGRGLRPLRRIEHTAAAIAEGDLTRRVPVLASPGTEIGHLAASLNTMLGQLERAFADRSASEARMRDFVSDVSHELRTPLFGIKGSTELYRMGALPERADVDEVMRRIDRDATRLTALTEDLLLLAQLDEAPEGQLDRAPMDLRTLAGDARHDLRTLDPSRPVELTGPAGAGLPGPAPVHADEARLRQVVTNLVGNAAAHTPPGTPVRIGVGTVDGRAVLEVADRGPGLSTTQAGRVFDRFYRARTRSGGADAGLGLAIARSLARAHGGDVELETALGDGACFRLTLSRSE; encoded by the coding sequence GTGAAGCGGCTTTCGTTGCGGGCCAGGCTGTTGCTGCTCACCGCGGGCCTGCTGCTGGCCGGGCTCGCGCTGATCGGCGCGGTCGTCTCCGACCACGTCGAGCGCTACCAGCTCGACCGCCTCGACGGCCAGCTGCGGTCGCTGACCGAGCTGATCTCCCGGGTGCCGGCCGCCGGGCCGCCCGCGCTGCAGAACACGAGCGCCCGTCCCGAACTCCTCGATCCGGCGCTCGACCTGTTCGGCACGCCGTACCTGGTCTACCTGAACGCCGACGGCTCGGTGGCGGGCGGCCTCCACTCCTCCCGCCTCGACGCCGCCGCGCTGCCCGCCCCCGGCGCGCTGCGCACCATCCCGGCCGACGGGTCCGCGATGGACCTGCCGGCCGCCGACGGCTCGGGCCGCTGGCGCGCCGTCGCCCGGCCGACGGTCGGCTGGGCCGGGACGGTGCTCGCGGCCGCGCCGCGCACCGAGGCCGACGCCACGATCGCCCAGCTCCGGTCGAGCAGCCTGATCGGCGGGGCCGTGCTGCTCGTCCTGCTGACCGCCGTCGGCTGGTTCGCCCTCGGCCGGGGCCTGCGGCCGCTGCGCCGGATCGAGCACACGGCAGCCGCGATCGCCGAGGGCGACCTCACCCGGCGCGTGCCCGTGCTCGCGTCGCCCGGCACGGAGATCGGGCACCTCGCGGCGTCGCTCAACACCATGCTCGGCCAGCTCGAACGGGCCTTCGCCGACCGGTCGGCGTCCGAGGCCCGGATGCGCGACTTCGTCTCCGACGTCAGCCACGAGCTGCGGACGCCGTTGTTCGGCATCAAGGGATCCACCGAGCTGTACCGGATGGGCGCGCTGCCCGAGCGGGCCGACGTCGACGAGGTGATGCGCCGCATCGACCGCGACGCCACCCGGCTCACCGCCCTCACCGAGGACCTGCTGCTGCTCGCCCAGCTCGACGAGGCGCCCGAAGGGCAGCTCGACCGGGCGCCGATGGACCTGCGCACCCTCGCCGGCGACGCCCGGCACGACCTGCGCACCCTCGACCCGTCCCGGCCGGTCGAGCTCACCGGGCCGGCCGGCGCGGGCTTACCCGGCCCCGCGCCGGTGCACGCCGACGAAGCTCGGCTGCGGCAGGTCGTCACCAACCTCGTCGGCAACGCCGCCGCCCACACCCCGCCGGGCACGCCGGTCCGCATCGGCGTCGGCACGGTCGACGGCCGGGCCGTGCTCGAAGTGGCGGACCGGGGCCCGGGCCTGAGCACCACCCAGGCGGGCCGCGTCTTCGACCGCTTCTACCGCGCCCGGACCCGCTCGGGCGGCGCCGACGCCGGGCTCGGCCTGGCCATCGCGCGCTCCCTGGCCCGGGCCCACGGCGGCGACGTCGAGCTGGAGACCGCGCTGGGCGACGGGGCGTGCTTCCGGCTCACGCTGTCACGGTCCGAGTGA
- a CDS encoding YciI family protein, producing the protein MSKYMLIMRGTDESNAAMMADIDREMAATRAYIEDLLKAGVLLAAEGLDDPARGVVVAFGGEKPVVTDGPYGETRELFGGYFLLDVSSQEEAVEWATRMPAVAGSKIEVRRVAGDDEVPGQAGDENTGRG; encoded by the coding sequence ATGTCGAAGTACATGCTGATCATGCGGGGCACCGACGAGTCCAACGCGGCCATGATGGCCGACATCGACCGGGAGATGGCCGCGACCCGGGCGTACATCGAAGACCTGCTCAAGGCCGGGGTGCTGCTCGCGGCCGAAGGGCTCGACGACCCGGCCCGCGGTGTCGTGGTCGCCTTCGGCGGCGAGAAGCCCGTGGTCACCGACGGGCCCTACGGGGAGACCAGGGAACTGTTCGGCGGCTACTTCCTGCTCGACGTCTCCTCCCAGGAGGAAGCCGTCGAGTGGGCCACCCGGATGCCGGCCGTGGCCGGGTCGAAGATCGAGGTCCGCCGGGTCGCCGGCGACGACGAGGTCCCGGGTCAGGCCGGGGACGAGAACACCGGCCGCGGCTGA
- a CDS encoding ABC transporter permease, with amino-acid sequence MSALAHALHSEWVKLRSLRSTWFTLATLFVVGLGITALTANAAGKEYASATLADQQAWDPAGRSLMSYVVAQLVLGVLGILIVTAEFATGLMQTSLIATPRRHRTLAAKVVVAAAVAVVAGQALMFAAFFVGQAVFALQDAPHASLGDPGVLSAVTGGGVYLTAIALLAVGLGVLARATAGAFATLVGIVFLIPGIAGAFPGWLQGLFRYWPTLGAAEVLKTVPDPGFPHPWLNLGGLCLGVAAVLAVAFAVFRRRDV; translated from the coding sequence ATGAGCGCGCTCGCCCACGCCCTCCACAGCGAGTGGGTCAAGCTCCGCAGCCTGCGCTCCACCTGGTTCACGCTGGCGACCCTGTTCGTGGTCGGGCTCGGCATCACCGCCCTCACCGCGAACGCCGCCGGGAAGGAGTACGCGAGCGCGACGCTCGCGGACCAGCAGGCGTGGGACCCGGCCGGGCGCAGCCTGATGTCGTACGTCGTCGCCCAGCTGGTCCTCGGGGTGCTCGGCATCCTGATCGTCACCGCGGAGTTCGCGACCGGGCTGATGCAGACGTCCCTCATCGCCACGCCGCGGCGGCACCGGACGCTGGCGGCCAAGGTCGTGGTGGCCGCGGCCGTCGCCGTGGTGGCCGGGCAGGCGCTGATGTTCGCCGCTTTCTTCGTCGGACAGGCGGTTTTCGCCCTGCAGGACGCGCCGCACGCGAGCCTCGGCGATCCCGGTGTGCTCTCCGCCGTGACGGGCGGCGGCGTCTACCTGACGGCGATCGCGCTGCTCGCGGTCGGTCTCGGCGTGCTCGCGCGGGCCACAGCGGGCGCGTTCGCCACACTGGTGGGCATCGTCTTCCTGATCCCCGGGATCGCCGGGGCGTTCCCCGGCTGGCTCCAAGGTCTCTTCCGCTACTGGCCGACGCTGGGCGCGGCCGAGGTCCTCAAGACGGTGCCCGATCCCGGGTTCCCGCACCCGTGGCTGAACCTGGGCGGCCTGTGCCTCGGCGTCGCCGCCGTGCTGGCCGTCGCGTTCGCGGTCTTCCGGCGCCGGGACGTCTGA
- a CDS encoding nuclear transport factor 2 family protein, with product MTATAREVVEQVLRAGLAMDTDTFVGLIAPDGRIEWPYHPAGVPDHLEGREQIREFLTAQARGLVRFEEYRNTVIHETKDPEVVIVEYDVHGTVVPTGAPLHQTIIAVIRVRDGLVVSYRDYLNPLVLAETLASVGGV from the coding sequence ATGACTGCCACCGCACGCGAAGTCGTCGAGCAGGTCCTGCGCGCGGGCCTCGCGATGGACACCGACACGTTCGTCGGCCTGATCGCCCCGGACGGCCGCATCGAATGGCCGTACCACCCGGCCGGCGTCCCCGACCACCTGGAAGGACGCGAACAGATCCGCGAGTTCCTGACCGCCCAGGCCCGCGGCCTCGTCAGGTTCGAGGAGTACCGCAACACGGTGATCCACGAGACCAAGGACCCGGAGGTGGTGATCGTCGAGTACGACGTCCACGGCACCGTCGTCCCGACCGGCGCACCCCTGCACCAGACCATCATCGCGGTGATCCGGGTCCGGGACGGCCTGGTCGTCTCCTACCGCGACTACCTCAACCCGTTGGTGCTGGCCGAAACCCTGGCGAGCGTGGGCGGCGTCTAG
- a CDS encoding TetR/AcrR family transcriptional regulator: MTEPSARPSRAEQRRQSEERILAAARRIFAELGYDRTTIRAVAAAAGVDGGLVMHYFGSKDLLFARASEIPADELPGGTADEVAEALLTSLGRRLTDEPTASLAVLRSMLTNADAADRYRAAGEPQLNQLTEAIPTPDADLRASLLSAIVHGVVAERYLLRLTHLADASPEQIVDLLRPCFQSLATPPAEKPQSLGP, from the coding sequence GTGACCGAACCGAGCGCCCGCCCGTCCCGGGCGGAGCAACGCCGCCAGAGCGAGGAGCGGATCCTCGCCGCGGCCCGCAGGATCTTCGCCGAGCTGGGCTACGACCGGACCACGATCCGGGCCGTCGCGGCGGCCGCCGGGGTCGACGGCGGGCTGGTCATGCACTACTTCGGCAGCAAGGACCTGCTCTTCGCCCGCGCCTCCGAGATCCCCGCGGACGAGCTGCCCGGCGGCACGGCGGACGAGGTGGCCGAAGCGCTGCTCACGTCGCTGGGCCGGCGCCTGACCGACGAGCCGACGGCGTCCCTGGCGGTCCTGCGCTCGATGCTCACGAACGCCGACGCCGCCGATCGCTACCGGGCCGCCGGGGAGCCGCAGCTCAACCAGCTCACCGAGGCGATCCCGACGCCGGACGCCGACCTGCGCGCGAGCCTGCTCAGCGCGATCGTCCACGGCGTGGTCGCCGAGCGGTACCTGCTGCGCCTCACGCACCTCGCGGACGCGTCACCCGAGCAGATCGTCGACCTGCTGCGGCCGTGCTTCCAGAGCCTGGCCACGCCGCCGGCGGAGAAGCCGCAGTCACTCGGACCGTGA
- a CDS encoding response regulator transcription factor codes for MTPGRLLVVDDEATVRELLSAALRFAGFEVTSAATAGEAVAAATAQPPDLVLLDVMLPDMDGFEVVRRLRERHAPVPVLFLTARDRQADKVTGLSLGADDYVTKPFDLAELIARIRAILRRTTGQQAGVLTVGALALDAEGHQLTRDGRPVRVSATEFRLLRYLMENAGRVVSKAQILDRVWRYDFGGDASIVDTYISYLRRKVDTEEPKLIHTVHGVGYVLREPRR; via the coding sequence ATGACGCCCGGGCGGCTGCTCGTGGTCGACGACGAAGCCACCGTCCGCGAGCTGCTCTCCGCCGCGCTGCGGTTCGCCGGTTTCGAGGTGACCTCCGCGGCGACGGCGGGCGAGGCCGTCGCCGCGGCCACCGCGCAGCCGCCGGACCTGGTGCTGCTCGACGTCATGCTGCCGGACATGGACGGCTTCGAGGTCGTCCGGCGGCTGCGCGAGCGGCACGCCCCGGTGCCCGTCCTGTTCCTCACCGCGCGCGACCGCCAGGCCGACAAGGTCACCGGCCTGTCCCTCGGCGCCGACGACTACGTGACGAAACCGTTCGACCTGGCGGAGCTGATCGCGCGGATCCGCGCGATCCTCCGCCGGACCACCGGCCAGCAGGCCGGTGTGCTGACCGTGGGCGCCCTCGCGCTCGACGCCGAAGGGCACCAGCTGACGCGCGACGGGCGGCCTGTCCGCGTCTCCGCCACCGAGTTCCGGCTGCTGCGCTACCTGATGGAGAACGCCGGGCGCGTGGTGTCGAAGGCGCAGATCCTCGACCGGGTGTGGCGCTACGACTTCGGCGGCGACGCCAGCATCGTCGACACCTACATCTCCTACCTGCGAAGGAAAGTCGACACCGAGGAGCCCAAGCTGATCCACACCGTGCACGGCGTGGGCTACGTGCTGCGGGAGCCCCGGCGGTGA
- a CDS encoding SGNH/GDSL hydrolase family protein, whose protein sequence is MKVSRIVLAAALAVATTAGAGVASAAPAPAFRHYVALGDSYTAGPLIPWQSASWCFRSNNNYPSWLATRLGIYTTPGAFTDVSCSSADTTNMTRQQTVPSEDAPITYEHPQFDALTPDTDLVTIGIGGNDASVFGSMIYTCPGLRAADPTGSPCREHFTVNGVETLTAAITGTERNLEKVVKGARALSPGAKIVLVGYPRLVPPSGYCPDRIPFADGDYRWFDSVERTLNAALAKAAKKTGATYVDTYGPSLGHDACAGSAAWVNGQYTNLVKAVAYHPVLAGMQAEAGLIHQALAAGPER, encoded by the coding sequence GTGAAGGTGTCCCGGATCGTCCTCGCCGCCGCGCTGGCGGTGGCCACCACGGCCGGTGCGGGGGTGGCGAGCGCCGCGCCGGCTCCGGCGTTCCGCCACTACGTCGCGCTGGGCGACTCCTACACCGCCGGGCCGCTGATCCCGTGGCAGTCGGCGAGCTGGTGCTTCCGGTCGAACAACAACTACCCGTCGTGGCTGGCCACCCGGCTCGGCATCTACACCACCCCGGGCGCGTTCACCGACGTGAGCTGCTCCTCGGCGGACACCACGAACATGACCAGGCAGCAGACCGTGCCCAGCGAGGACGCGCCGATCACCTACGAACACCCGCAGTTCGACGCCCTGACCCCGGACACCGACCTGGTGACCATCGGGATCGGCGGCAACGACGCGAGCGTGTTCGGGTCGATGATCTACACCTGCCCCGGCCTGCGTGCCGCCGACCCGACCGGCTCGCCGTGCCGGGAGCACTTCACCGTCAACGGCGTCGAGACCCTCACCGCCGCGATCACCGGTACCGAACGGAACCTGGAGAAGGTCGTCAAGGGGGCCCGCGCGCTCTCGCCCGGCGCCAAGATCGTCCTGGTCGGCTACCCGCGGCTGGTCCCGCCGAGCGGCTACTGCCCGGACCGGATCCCCTTCGCCGACGGCGACTACCGCTGGTTCGACAGCGTCGAGCGCACCCTCAACGCCGCCCTGGCCAAGGCCGCGAAGAAGACCGGCGCGACCTACGTCGACACCTACGGCCCGTCGCTGGGCCACGACGCGTGCGCGGGCAGCGCCGCCTGGGTCAACGGCCAGTACACGAACCTGGTCAAAGCCGTCGCCTACCACCCGGTCCTGGCCGGGATGCAGGCCGAGGCCGGCCTGATCCACCAGGCGCTGGCCGCCGGACCCGAGCGGTGA
- a CDS encoding streptophobe family protein: MRDVRRGLGAAAAALLVMAGVALAALLLLGAGRFGDLTALTATVVALAVGGSADVVATPAGALPIAVHGAVDVMPLGISLAGAVVLGALVLRHGRDGLAVRVTAAAVAVVAGLTAISLLAQGNLALRLPGGSGGGSACGPGTGAVSRLGGAVDAGFSAAFLPTLAAAAVWALVVAGACALTVRFPAVVPGLRWAATIFGALTACGVLVAGVFGGAAAAGAVLLILPQVVSGALLLGLGVPWTLTSDGVLSCALSGIEPGGAWTWVPVVVLTVCAVAVAARTGPRGSLRRAGVFAVVTGGVPAVVTLLSRVSVDLDVTAFGLSIPVLDARLSADPLLALAAGAAAGFASGLLAGAISVSSRAWKR; the protein is encoded by the coding sequence ATGCGCGACGTCCGCCGGGGCCTGGGCGCGGCGGCCGCCGCCCTGCTCGTGATGGCCGGAGTCGCACTGGCCGCGCTGCTGCTGCTCGGCGCCGGCCGGTTCGGCGACCTCACGGCGCTGACGGCGACGGTCGTCGCCCTGGCCGTCGGCGGCTCGGCGGACGTCGTCGCGACCCCGGCCGGCGCGCTGCCGATCGCCGTGCACGGCGCCGTCGACGTCATGCCGCTGGGCATCTCCCTGGCGGGCGCGGTGGTGCTGGGCGCGCTGGTGCTGCGGCACGGCCGGGACGGGCTGGCCGTCCGCGTCACGGCGGCGGCCGTCGCCGTGGTGGCGGGACTGACCGCGATCTCGTTGCTGGCACAGGGAAATCTGGCGCTGCGGCTGCCCGGCGGCTCGGGTGGCGGATCGGCCTGCGGGCCCGGCACGGGAGCCGTCTCGCGGTTGGGCGGCGCGGTCGACGCCGGGTTCTCCGCGGCCTTCCTGCCGACGCTGGCGGCCGCGGCGGTCTGGGCGCTCGTGGTCGCCGGGGCGTGCGCGCTCACCGTGCGGTTCCCGGCCGTCGTGCCGGGATTGCGTTGGGCCGCAACGATCTTCGGGGCGCTCACCGCCTGTGGCGTGCTCGTCGCGGGGGTGTTCGGCGGCGCGGCGGCGGCCGGGGCCGTGCTGCTCATCCTGCCGCAGGTGGTGTCCGGCGCGCTGCTGCTCGGGCTCGGCGTGCCGTGGACCCTGACGTCCGACGGCGTGCTTTCCTGCGCTCTCAGCGGGATCGAGCCCGGTGGCGCGTGGACCTGGGTGCCGGTGGTGGTGCTGACGGTCTGCGCCGTCGCCGTCGCCGCGCGAACCGGCCCTCGTGGCTCGCTACGCCGCGCCGGGGTGTTCGCCGTGGTGACGGGTGGCGTGCCGGCGGTCGTGACGCTGCTGTCCCGGGTGTCCGTCGACCTCGACGTCACGGCGTTCGGGCTGTCGATCCCGGTCCTCGACGCGCGGCTGTCGGCCGATCCCCTGCTCGCCTTGGCGGCCGGCGCGGCGGCGGGGTTCGCGAGCGGCCTGCTCGCCGGCGCGATCTCCGTATCCTCGCGGGCATGGAAGCGATGA
- a CDS encoding RNA polymerase sigma factor codes for MGPADVEAVWRIESARIVAALTRFTGDFGLAEDAAQEAVAEALVSWPQAAPASPVGWLMATARRRAIDTIRRRAALRDRYALLATEDEVAEVSEHDPDPDRIDDDVLKLMFISCHPVLSPEARVALTLRVVGGLSSEEIARAFLVSVPTVQARITRGKKTIAAAGVPFELPPAGERKQRLGGVLSVLYVIFSEGSTATSGDRLVRPDVAYEAIRLARTLAALQPAEPEVHGLLALFELTAARFPARTAPDGAPILLEDQDRRRWDFSAIRRGLAALAQASPRGLGPYGLQAAIAAVHASAPSVATTDWDRIVLLYEALGRVAPSPVVELNRAVAVAMASGPAAGLAIVDELVVTDRLPGSHLVPTVRGELLTRLGRRPEARAELELAARLCTNERERSVLLGKAAALG; via the coding sequence ATGGGACCGGCCGATGTCGAGGCCGTGTGGCGGATCGAGTCGGCGCGGATCGTGGCCGCGCTGACCCGGTTCACCGGCGACTTCGGGCTCGCCGAGGACGCCGCCCAGGAGGCGGTGGCCGAGGCGCTGGTGTCGTGGCCGCAGGCCGCGCCGGCCAGCCCGGTCGGCTGGCTGATGGCCACGGCCCGGCGGCGGGCCATCGACACGATCCGCCGCCGGGCCGCCCTGCGGGACCGCTACGCCCTGCTCGCGACCGAGGACGAGGTGGCCGAGGTTTCCGAGCACGACCCCGACCCCGACCGGATCGACGACGACGTCCTGAAGCTGATGTTCATCAGCTGCCACCCGGTGCTCTCCCCCGAGGCCCGGGTGGCGCTGACCCTGCGCGTGGTCGGCGGCCTGTCCAGCGAGGAGATCGCCCGCGCGTTCCTGGTGTCCGTGCCGACCGTGCAGGCCCGCATCACCCGCGGCAAGAAGACGATCGCGGCGGCCGGGGTGCCGTTCGAGCTGCCGCCGGCCGGCGAACGCAAGCAGCGGCTGGGCGGCGTGCTCAGCGTCCTCTACGTGATCTTCTCCGAGGGGTCGACGGCCACCTCGGGTGACCGGCTGGTGCGCCCCGACGTCGCGTACGAGGCGATCCGGCTGGCCCGCACACTGGCCGCGCTGCAGCCGGCCGAGCCGGAGGTGCACGGCCTGCTCGCGTTGTTCGAGCTGACGGCCGCGCGCTTCCCGGCCCGGACCGCCCCGGACGGCGCGCCGATCCTGCTCGAGGACCAGGACCGGCGGCGGTGGGACTTCTCGGCGATCCGCCGCGGGCTGGCCGCGCTGGCGCAGGCGTCACCGCGCGGGCTCGGCCCCTACGGCCTGCAGGCCGCGATCGCCGCCGTCCACGCGTCGGCGCCGTCGGTGGCGACGACGGACTGGGACCGGATCGTGCTGCTCTACGAGGCGCTGGGCCGGGTCGCGCCCTCGCCGGTGGTCGAGCTCAACCGGGCCGTCGCCGTGGCCATGGCGTCGGGTCCGGCGGCGGGCCTGGCCATCGTGGACGAGCTGGTCGTCACCGACCGGCTCCCGGGTTCGCACCTGGTCCCGACCGTGCGCGGTGAGCTGCTGACCCGGCTCGGCCGGCGCCCGGAGGCGCGCGCCGAGCTGGAGCTGGCGGCCCGGCTGTGCACCAACGAGCGGGAACGCTCGGTGCTGCTGGGCAAGGCGGCCGCGCTGGGCTGA